CCCTGGTAGAAGCCCTTGTCCTCGGGGTCGTGGCCGGTCTCCAGCCGCGAACCGCTGAGACCGCCGCGGTCGTTGGCCCGGTCACCATTGGCGAAACGATCCGGCAGGACGAAGTAGAACTGCTCCCGGGTCAGATCGTGCCGGCTCGGCTCGGCAGCGAGCTGCGCGTCGCCGGGAGGGGCCGGGGGCTTGGCCGCCGCCGCGGGTACGGCCGGCGCGAGCGCCGCGCACAGGGCGGCGGCGAGCGTGGCCGCGACTGCTCTGCGCCTGCCGCGCAGGGGGCGTATCACAGGGGCTCTCCGAGAATCGTGGATGGTGTGCCGCTCCGCGCGCAGCGGGGTCGAGAACGCGCGGAGCGGCAGATCAGGGGGTGGGGCGGTGGAGTCGCGGTTCAGTCGCGCCAGGTGTCGTTCAGCGTGACCGTGCCGCTCGCGGGCACGGTGGCCGTGCGGTTGGCACCGCTCTCCCAGACGACGCCTCCGTTCCCGTCCTTGCGGATGTACTTGTACGCGAAGGCCGTGCCCGCGGGCAGGCTGACATCGAGCTTCCACACCGGGTAGCCCGCCGGGTCCAGCTTCAGCGCGGTGCCGGTGTTCCAGTTGCCGAGGGCCGCCTGGTCACCGGTGACATGGATGTTCTCGCCCCACGCGGTGGTGGCGTCGACGCCGAACGAGACTCCCGCGACGCCGGTCGAGCCGCCGCAGTCGCGCGCGCCCGTGTGCAGCGCGACGGCGGTGCCGGCGGCGACGGTGCGGGTGAACCGTCCCACCGCGTCGACCGTGACGCCCTTGCCGGACTGGATGTCGCAGTACTCGCCCGCGGGCAGCGAGGTCTGGAACGTCCGGGTCAGCGGCGACGGCTCGTGGTTGATGGCCACGAAGGCCTTGTCACCGCGCCCGAAGGCGATCGCGTCCCCTCCGTTGTCCCACCAGTTCGTGACACCCTGACCGTGGGCCACGTTCCTGAAGGCGACCATCGAGGAGATCCCGCGCCAGGCGTGCTGGCACTTCCAGCCGTCGCTGTAGCAGGCGTTCACCGTGCCGCCGTTCGGCGGTCCGGCGTCCCGGTCGGACCACTCGTAGCCGGAGTGGACGTCCGGGGAGCCGTACGGCCAGGCCAGCATGAAGACATTGGCGAGGGTGTAGCTCGCGCCGTCCTTGTAGCTGAGGGTGTCACCGACGCGCTCGGTGTCGTGGTTGTCCACGAAGACGGCGGACTGCCCGCTCGGCATATGGCCCCAGCCCTCGCCGAAGTTCTTGAGGTAGGCGAGGTTCTCACTGGTGAAGACCCGCTTGAGGTCGCGGGCGTAGCGGAATTCCTGCACGTCGCCGTTGCCGAGGT
This DNA window, taken from Streptomyces sp. SCSIO 30461, encodes the following:
- a CDS encoding carbohydrate-binding module family 20 domain-containing protein; protein product: MASRTLAAALALVAGAATVVLAPPGAAQAAPPGSKDVTAVLFEWRFDSVARACSETLGPAGYGYVQVSPPQEHIRGGQWWTSYQPVSYRIAGRLGDRASFSAMVNACHAAGVKVVADSVINHMAAGSGTGTGGSAYTKYGYPGLYSSSDMDDCTAQVTDYRDRANVQNCELVQLADLDTGEEHVRTRIAGYLNDLLSLGVDGFRIDAAKHMPAFDLAAIKTKLSDPGAYWKQEAIHGAGEAVSPSEYLGNGDVQEFRYARDLKRVFTSENLAYLKNFGEGWGHMPSGQSAVFVDNHDTERVGDTLSYKDGASYTLANVFMLAWPYGSPDVHSGYEWSDRDAGPPNGGTVNACYSDGWKCQHAWRGISSMVAFRNVAHGQGVTNWWDNGGDAIAFGRGDKAFVAINHEPSPLTRTFQTSLPAGEYCDIQSGKGVTVDAVGRFTRTVAAGTAVALHTGARDCGGSTGVAGVSFGVDATTAWGENIHVTGDQAALGNWNTGTALKLDPAGYPVWKLDVSLPAGTAFAYKYIRKDGNGGVVWESGANRTATVPASGTVTLNDTWRD